GTCGGTGCGCTCGATGGACGTGGAGGCGTAACCCGTGGTCAGCAGCACCTTGAGGTTGGGCTGGATCGACCGTGCGCGACGGGCCAGCGCTACGCCGTTGAGCCGCCCCGGCATCACCACGTCGGTGAACAGCATGGCGAAGTCGCGATCGCGCTCGAGCAGGTGCAAGGCTTCCTGCGCGTCGGTCAGGGAGACGACGCCGTAGCCATGGCTCTCGAGGATGGCATGCGCCAGTTCGGCCAGGTCGGCACGGTCGTCCACCACGAGGATGCGCTCGTGTCCCGCACGGTCGGTGGAGCGGTCGATGCGCGGCACGCGGTTGCCCTCGCGGTGATCGATACCGTCCTCGGTGGCGGGGAAATACAGCGTGATGGTGGAACCTTCGCCTATCGTCGAATCGATGGCGACCGCACCGCCGGACTGGCGGGCGAAGCCATATACCATCGAAAGCCCCAGCCCGGTGCCCTTGCCTTCTTCCTTGGTGGTGAAGAAGGGATCCATGACGTGCGCAAGCACCTCCGGCGCCATGCCCGTGCCGGTGTCGATCACGTCGATGGCCACGAAGTCGCCGCTGCGCGTGGCGAGGTCGCCATGGTTGGCGATTTCCAGGGGCGTCGCGTTACGGGTTCGTATCACGAGGGACTTCTTTTCGAGCCCTTGCATGGCGTCGCGTGCATTGATGGCGACGTTGAGCAGCGCGACTTCGGTCTGGGTGGGATCCAGTCGCGCGTTCCTCACGTCGGGAGACAGCTCCAGTTCCAGGTGCACGTCGTCGCCGAGCGCGCGGGAAATCATGTCCTGCAGGTTGGACACGACATGATTGGGATTGATGACCCGGCCCTGGAGCGTCTGCTTGCGCGCGAAGGCCAGGAGCTGCGACGTGAGCGTGGAGGCGCGGCGAATGGCGTTGCGGGTGCTGCCGACGAAGTTCAGCAGGCGCGACATGTCGGGTTTAGGACCGGACAGGCCGGCTTCGATCGCCTCGACGTAGCCCACCATGACCTGCAGCAGATTATTGAAGTCGTGGGCGATGCCGCCGGTGAGCTGGCCGAGCGCTTCCATCTTCTGCGCCTGCCTCAACGCATCCTCGGCATCGCGCCGACGGCTGACGTCGAGCTGCGAGGCGAAGAAATAGATCACTTCACCGTGCTTGTCGTACACGGGGGAGATGAACAACGCGTTCCAGAAGGTGGAACCGTCTTTCTTGTAGTTGAGGATCTCGGTGGAGATCTCGCGCCTGGCGGCCACCGCGTCGCGAACGGCCGAGATGGTCACCCGGTCGGTGGCCGGGCCCTGGAGGAGGCGGCAATTGTTGCCGATCAACTCCTCCATGGCATAGCCGGTCATGCGCACGAACGCGGGGTTGGCGAAGATGATCGGATTATCCGGCCGATGCGGATCGGTCACGATCATCGGCATGCGGGTCGTGGCCACCGCGGCGAAGAAGATGTCTTCGTGGGGATGATCCATGCCCTCGTAGAGCACGTGCATCCCATTGCCTTCGGAAGGCAGGTTGTCATCGGCCATCGCTTCGCCTTTATCGGATAGATGGGCGGATTTTCTCATAGGGGCGCGTCTTCATTGCCGGTGCGAACGTCTTCACGTTCGTCAATCGGTCATGCTCGAGTTCAGCCGTCGTGCAGTTGGTCGTTCAACGAACGTGAAGGAATCGTCGGCGTCATTCCGTATGCCATCGTCTTCGCAGCACCGCCGCTCGCTCCTGGATTTCAAGTAGCCGTTCCGACGAAAGGCGTTCCAGTGACCGCCATTGCAGGGCAGCACGCGGGTGGTGGGCGAAGCGTGCCTTGTGCCGCCGGAGGAAATCCCAGTAAAGCGTGGTGAACGGGCAGGCATCGTCGCCCGTCGCTTCACCGGGCCGATAACGGCAGCTTTCGCAGTAATCGCTCATGCGCTGGATGTAACGCCCCGACGCGGCGTACGGCTTGGACACCATCCGCCCTCCGTCGGAGAACTGGCTCATGCCCAGGGTATTGGGCGCTTCCACCCATTCCACGG
This window of the Luteibacter aegosomatis genome carries:
- a CDS encoding histidine kinase famiy protein, with the translated sequence MHVLYEGMDHPHEDIFFAAVATTRMPMIVTDPHRPDNPIIFANPAFVRMTGYAMEELIGNNCRLLQGPATDRVTISAVRDAVAARREISTEILNYKKDGSTFWNALFISPVYDKHGEVIYFFASQLDVSRRRDAEDALRQAQKMEALGQLTGGIAHDFNNLLQVMVGYVEAIEAGLSGPKPDMSRLLNFVGSTRNAIRRASTLTSQLLAFARKQTLQGRVINPNHVVSNLQDMISRALGDDVHLELELSPDVRNARLDPTQTEVALLNVAINARDAMQGLEKKSLVIRTRNATPLEIANHGDLATRSGDFVAIDVIDTGTGMAPEVLAHVMDPFFTTKEEGKGTGLGLSMVYGFARQSGGAVAIDSTIGEGSTITLYFPATEDGIDHREGNRVPRIDRSTDRAGHERILVVDDRADLAELAHAILESHGYGVVSLTDAQEALHLLERDRDFAMLFTDVVMPGRLNGVALARRARSIQPNLKVLLTTGYASTSIERTDAGGVAFDVINKPYARMDLLRKVRNVLDGPTGIS